One window from the genome of Grus americana isolate bGruAme1 chromosome 2, bGruAme1.mat, whole genome shotgun sequence encodes:
- the IMPACT gene encoding protein IMPACT isoform X2, whose translation MAASDAETAQQQIDEIEALSSIYGDDWCVVDEDEKIYCIKINDCLDQPKWTICLQVILPPGYPTAEPPIYQLNAPWLRGQDYIELANSLEEIYVQNLGESILYLWVEKIREVLIEKAQSSDPEPGIKKTSEEVDEDDGGDFLLDYQPIQEEPIKMLNYITSESQEDEELPPIHHGNPITDRRSTFQAHLAPVVTPRQVKRVLEKLYENKKIASATHNIYAYRIYCEGKQTFLQDCEDDGETAAGGRLLHLMQILNVQNVLVVVSRWYGGILLGPDRFKHINNCARNILVEYNYVPSVEESSKQAGKSKKIRKDNKKRTEH comes from the exons ATGGCGGCGAGTGACGCGGAAACGGCCCAGCAACAA ATTGATGAAATTGAAGCTCTTTCATCCATATATGGTGATGATTGGTGTGTTGTTGATGAAGATGAAAAAATCTACTGTATTAAGATTAATGATTGTCTGGATCAACCAAAATGGACCATCTGTCTGCAG GTGATTTTGCCGCCAGGATATCCAACTGCAGAGCCACCTATTTATCAACTAAA TGCCCCTTGGCTTCGAGGACAAGATTACATAGAACTAGCAAATAGCTTGGAAGAAATATATGT ACAGAACCTTGGTGAAAGTATACTTTATTTATGGGTGGAGAAGATACGAGAAGTTTTGATAGAAAAGGCACAGTCGTCAGATCCGG AACCAGGTATTAAGAAAACCAGTGAAGAAGTTGATGAAGATGATGGAGGTGATTTTCTCCTAGACTATCAGCCCATTCAGGAAGAgccaattaaaatgttaaattacaTTACATCTGAAAGTCAAGAAG ATGAAGAACTGCCACCTATACATCATGGAAACCCGATCACAGACCGAAGGAGTACTTTCCAGGCACACCTGGCTCCTGTGGTGACACCCAGACAA gtaaagaGAGTTCTTGAAAAATTATATGAGAATAAGAAAATTGCAAGTGCTACCCACAACATATATGCATACAG aatatACTGTGAAGGTAAGCAGACATTCTTACAGGATTGTGAAGATGATGGGGAGACAGCAGCAGGTGGACGTCTTCTTCATCTTATGCAG attttgaaCGTCCAGAATGTGTTAGTTGTGGTATCCCGCTGGTATGGAGGTATTCTCTTAGGACCAGATCGTTTTAAACATATAAACAATTGTGCAAGAAACATACTTGTGGAATACAACTATGTACCTTCAGTG GAAGAATCATCtaaacaagcaggaaaaagcaaaaagataaggaaggacaacaagaagagaacagaacactaa
- the IMPACT gene encoding protein IMPACT isoform X1 produces the protein MAASDAETAQQQIDEIEALSSIYGDDWCVVDEDEKIYCIKINDCLDQPKWTICLQVILPPGYPTAEPPIYQLNAPWLRGQDYIELANSLEEIYVQNLGESILYLWVEKIREVLIEKAQSSDPEPGIKKTSEEVDEDDGGDFLLDYQPIQEEPIKMLNYITSESQEVDEELPPIHHGNPITDRRSTFQAHLAPVVTPRQVKRVLEKLYENKKIASATHNIYAYRIYCEGKQTFLQDCEDDGETAAGGRLLHLMQILNVQNVLVVVSRWYGGILLGPDRFKHINNCARNILVEYNYVPSVEESSKQAGKSKKIRKDNKKRTEH, from the exons ATGGCGGCGAGTGACGCGGAAACGGCCCAGCAACAA ATTGATGAAATTGAAGCTCTTTCATCCATATATGGTGATGATTGGTGTGTTGTTGATGAAGATGAAAAAATCTACTGTATTAAGATTAATGATTGTCTGGATCAACCAAAATGGACCATCTGTCTGCAG GTGATTTTGCCGCCAGGATATCCAACTGCAGAGCCACCTATTTATCAACTAAA TGCCCCTTGGCTTCGAGGACAAGATTACATAGAACTAGCAAATAGCTTGGAAGAAATATATGT ACAGAACCTTGGTGAAAGTATACTTTATTTATGGGTGGAGAAGATACGAGAAGTTTTGATAGAAAAGGCACAGTCGTCAGATCCGG AACCAGGTATTAAGAAAACCAGTGAAGAAGTTGATGAAGATGATGGAGGTGATTTTCTCCTAGACTATCAGCCCATTCAGGAAGAgccaattaaaatgttaaattacaTTACATCTGAAAGTCAAGAAG TAGATGAAGAACTGCCACCTATACATCATGGAAACCCGATCACAGACCGAAGGAGTACTTTCCAGGCACACCTGGCTCCTGTGGTGACACCCAGACAA gtaaagaGAGTTCTTGAAAAATTATATGAGAATAAGAAAATTGCAAGTGCTACCCACAACATATATGCATACAG aatatACTGTGAAGGTAAGCAGACATTCTTACAGGATTGTGAAGATGATGGGGAGACAGCAGCAGGTGGACGTCTTCTTCATCTTATGCAG attttgaaCGTCCAGAATGTGTTAGTTGTGGTATCCCGCTGGTATGGAGGTATTCTCTTAGGACCAGATCGTTTTAAACATATAAACAATTGTGCAAGAAACATACTTGTGGAATACAACTATGTACCTTCAGTG GAAGAATCATCtaaacaagcaggaaaaagcaaaaagataaggaaggacaacaagaagagaacagaacactaa